One part of the Halobacteria archaeon AArc-dxtr1 genome encodes these proteins:
- the argC gene encoding N-acetyl-gamma-glutamyl-phosphate reductase, with protein MAVDTDTSASGAGETVTATVVGGSGFTGGELLRLLAGHPNVEIAEVTSRSKAGKSVGSVHPPLRGADLRFTEPNDLESVDILFAATPHGVSMGQVDEFFDIADTVVDLSADFRLDTEAQYDEWYDGHVAPEYLEKAEYALPEINRENLPGAELIAGGGCNATATILGLYPLFEHDILEGGEQVVVDVKVGSSEGGAGGGEASSHPERSGVVRPYAPTGHRHEAEIEQFLGTSVAFTCHAVDMIRGASATSHVFPSGPVSKGDLWKAYRGCYEDEPFVRMAAGGSGVYRYPEPKAVSGTNFAEVGFELDPSNKRIVVFSAIDNMMKGSAGQAVHAANIALGFEETAGLEFAGLHPVGAP; from the coding sequence ATGGCGGTCGATACTGACACCAGCGCCAGCGGGGCCGGCGAGACCGTGACGGCGACCGTCGTCGGCGGCTCGGGCTTCACTGGCGGCGAACTGTTGCGACTGCTTGCGGGCCACCCGAACGTCGAGATTGCCGAGGTGACGAGCCGCTCGAAAGCCGGCAAGAGTGTCGGCTCCGTTCACCCACCGCTTCGTGGTGCGGACCTGCGCTTTACCGAACCCAACGATCTCGAGAGCGTCGACATCCTGTTCGCCGCGACGCCCCACGGCGTCTCGATGGGACAGGTCGACGAGTTTTTCGACATTGCAGACACCGTCGTCGACCTCTCAGCAGACTTCCGTCTCGATACGGAAGCACAGTACGACGAGTGGTACGACGGACACGTCGCGCCGGAGTACTTAGAGAAGGCCGAGTACGCACTGCCCGAAATCAACCGGGAGAACCTCCCCGGTGCGGAGCTCATCGCGGGCGGCGGCTGTAACGCCACCGCGACCATCCTAGGGCTGTACCCGCTGTTCGAACACGACATCTTGGAGGGCGGCGAGCAGGTCGTCGTCGACGTCAAAGTCGGCTCCTCTGAAGGCGGTGCCGGCGGCGGGGAAGCGTCCTCGCATCCCGAGCGCTCGGGCGTCGTCCGCCCCTACGCGCCGACGGGCCACCGTCACGAGGCCGAAATCGAGCAGTTCCTCGGTACTTCGGTGGCATTTACTTGCCATGCAGTCGACATGATCCGTGGCGCCAGCGCGACGAGCCACGTCTTCCCAAGCGGGCCCGTCTCGAAGGGCGATCTCTGGAAAGCGTATCGGGGCTGCTACGAGGACGAGCCCTTCGTCCGCATGGCCGCGGGCGGTTCCGGCGTCTACCGCTATCCCGAGCCGAAGGCGGTTTCGGGAACGAATTTCGCCGAGGTCGGCTTCGAACTCGATCCGTCGAACAAGCGCATCGTCGTCTTCTCGGCGATCGACAACATGATGAAGGGATCGGCTGGCCAGGCGGTCCACGCCGCGAACATCGCCCTCGGCTTCGAGGAGACGGCTGGCCTCGAGTTCGCAGGGCTACACCCCGTGGGGGCGCCGTAG
- a CDS encoding acetylglutamate/acetylaminoadipate kinase: MTVVVKIGGARAVEPEGALADVASLVEDGEDVVLTHGGSTAVDETLEALGQEPTYVETPGGVVGRFTDEETMDVFKMVMPGKLNTDLVESLQNEGVNAVGLSGTDGKLLEGKRKSAVRAKVDGKKKILRGDHSGKIESVNADLLETLLAGGYTPVVSVPALGAEKDGGYTAVNADADRAAAAIAGALEADLVVLTDVSGIYEDPDDESTKIDSASTPEEFEAVTDAAEGFMTKKVMAAEEALTGGASSVIVATANADEPITSALAGEGTTLESTVLEDADAETEEATQ, translated from the coding sequence ATGACGGTAGTCGTCAAGATCGGCGGCGCTCGCGCCGTCGAACCCGAAGGAGCGCTCGCGGACGTTGCGAGCCTCGTCGAAGACGGCGAGGACGTCGTCCTCACCCACGGCGGCTCGACCGCCGTCGACGAGACCTTAGAGGCCCTCGGCCAGGAACCGACCTACGTCGAGACGCCCGGGGGCGTCGTCGGCCGCTTTACCGACGAGGAGACGATGGACGTTTTCAAGATGGTCATGCCCGGCAAGCTCAACACCGATCTGGTCGAGAGCTTGCAGAACGAGGGCGTGAACGCGGTCGGGCTCTCGGGTACCGACGGCAAACTATTGGAAGGAAAACGCAAGTCCGCCGTCCGCGCGAAGGTGGACGGCAAGAAGAAGATTTTACGCGGCGACCACTCGGGCAAGATCGAGTCGGTCAACGCGGACCTACTCGAGACGCTACTCGCAGGCGGCTACACGCCCGTCGTCTCGGTTCCTGCACTCGGCGCCGAGAAGGACGGCGGCTACACTGCCGTCAACGCCGACGCCGACCGCGCCGCGGCAGCGATCGCGGGCGCGCTCGAAGCGGACTTGGTCGTCCTGACGGACGTTTCGGGAATCTACGAAGATCCCGACGACGAGTCGACGAAGATCGATTCGGCGTCGACACCCGAGGAGTTCGAAGCCGTCACGGACGCCGCCGAGGGGTTCATGACAAAGAAGGTCATGGCCGCAGAGGAAGCGTTAACCGGCGGCGCGTCGTCGGTCATCGTCGCGACGGCCAACGCCGACGAACCGATCACGAGTGCGCTCGCAGGCGAGGGCACGACCCTCGAGTCGACCGTACTCGAGGACGCGGACGCCGAAACGGAGGAAGCAACACAATGA
- a CDS encoding aminotransferase class III-fold pyridoxal phosphate-dependent enzyme — protein MSDHDFVSGSKPIRIERGEGASLYTPDGTEYLDAGASYACTPLGHSHPAVVDAVQEQVGNLTFVDSSFPVQSREDAYAALVAATPDGLDQAWFCNSGTESNEAALKFARSATGNSTIVAATRSFHGRTMGSLAATWKDKYKKPYEPLAGDIEFVPYGDDEELAAAVDNETAAVILEPIQGEGGINVPPAGYLETARELTEETGAALIFDEVQTGMGRTGEMWACENAGVTPDIITTAKGLGNGLPVGAVVVTDWIADGAASHNATFSGGPVVTAAVHATISTLVEEEWPAHAAEMGDYLTTELENALGDEVREVRGEGLLIGIELKRGANRVARDLALEHQILALPAGRTVLRLLPPLTIGEAEADQFVDALTEILAPDAEAE, from the coding sequence ATGAGCGACCACGACTTCGTCTCCGGCAGCAAGCCCATCCGTATCGAACGTGGCGAGGGAGCGTCCCTCTACACGCCGGACGGCACGGAGTATCTGGATGCCGGCGCGAGCTACGCCTGCACGCCGCTCGGCCACAGCCACCCGGCTGTCGTCGACGCAGTACAGGAGCAGGTCGGCAACCTCACGTTCGTCGACTCCTCGTTTCCCGTCCAATCTCGCGAGGACGCCTACGCGGCGCTCGTGGCAGCCACACCTGACGGACTGGATCAGGCATGGTTCTGTAACTCCGGAACCGAATCCAACGAGGCGGCGCTGAAGTTCGCCCGGTCTGCGACCGGCAACTCGACGATCGTCGCGGCAACCCGCTCGTTCCACGGGCGAACGATGGGGTCGCTCGCGGCGACCTGGAAGGACAAGTACAAGAAACCCTACGAGCCCTTAGCCGGCGACATCGAGTTCGTCCCCTACGGCGACGACGAGGAACTCGCCGCGGCCGTCGACAACGAGACCGCTGCCGTCATCTTAGAGCCGATCCAGGGCGAAGGCGGCATCAACGTCCCGCCCGCGGGCTACCTCGAGACGGCACGCGAACTCACCGAGGAGACCGGCGCGGCGCTGATCTTCGACGAGGTCCAGACCGGCATGGGCCGGACGGGCGAGATGTGGGCCTGCGAAAACGCGGGTGTGACGCCCGACATTATCACGACGGCGAAGGGGCTTGGCAACGGTCTCCCGGTCGGCGCAGTCGTCGTCACAGACTGGATCGCCGACGGCGCGGCCTCGCACAACGCCACGTTCAGCGGCGGCCCCGTCGTCACTGCGGCGGTCCACGCGACCATCTCGACGCTGGTCGAAGAGGAGTGGCCCGCCCACGCCGCCGAGATGGGCGACTATCTCACGACGGAACTCGAGAACGCCCTCGGCGACGAGGTGCGCGAGGTTCGTGGCGAGGGCTTGCTGATCGGCATCGAGCTGAAACGCGGCGCGAACCGCGTCGCCCGGGACCTGGCGCTCGAACACCAGATTCTGGCGCTTCCGGCGGGCCGGACCGTTCTGCGCCTGCTGCCGCCGCTCACGATCGGCGAGGCCGAAGCCGATCAGTTCGTCGACGCGCTGACCGAGATCCTCGCACCCGACGCGGAAGCCGAGTAA
- a CDS encoding DUF4897 domain-containing protein: MDVWGLRALLCVVVVTGCVVAVGPVAVAAEPASGVTESAVTTETLQEDEPSSATVQEDVSAETTLENADEISVRIDITENGSATLRVDYRYELEGNASVDWEAIEDDVDANPDEYISAESEGWQATIEQAENETDREMDLSNGNVTTDRSHSPVELGHLRFQFDWSSFASVELNRIEAGDALTGFTLVDRAQLTLSWPDGYEATAIEPGPTTQEETSVTWNGEQSPVGEDGHPQVELIESGSSSADPENEPIGGELIWWSVVVVLGGVGIAVFLVARRSDWQPGESNSKPTEAGPATGPEPKTTQTPPPELLSNEERVLQLLEQHGGRLKQQQVVTELEWTEAKTSQVVSGLRTADEIDVFRIGRENVLVLPEDED, encoded by the coding sequence ATGGACGTGTGGGGGCTTCGGGCCCTGCTGTGTGTGGTTGTGGTGACTGGGTGTGTGGTCGCGGTGGGTCCGGTGGCTGTCGCGGCCGAGCCAGCCTCAGGTGTGACCGAATCGGCAGTCACTACGGAGACTCTACAGGAAGACGAGCCGTCGAGCGCTACGGTACAAGAAGACGTCTCCGCTGAAACGACGCTCGAAAACGCCGACGAGATTTCCGTCCGTATCGACATCACGGAGAACGGATCGGCCACGCTCAGAGTCGATTATCGGTACGAACTAGAAGGAAACGCGAGCGTCGACTGGGAAGCGATCGAGGACGACGTCGACGCGAACCCAGACGAGTACATCTCGGCGGAATCGGAGGGGTGGCAGGCAACCATCGAGCAGGCCGAGAACGAGACGGATCGGGAGATGGACCTCTCGAATGGGAACGTCACAACCGATCGAAGCCACTCGCCGGTCGAGCTTGGACACCTCCGATTCCAGTTCGACTGGTCTTCGTTCGCCTCGGTCGAACTGAACCGGATCGAGGCCGGCGACGCGCTTACAGGGTTCACGCTCGTCGATCGCGCACAGCTAACCCTGTCGTGGCCTGACGGGTACGAGGCCACAGCAATCGAACCTGGACCGACGACACAGGAGGAAACCTCAGTGACGTGGAACGGCGAGCAGTCGCCAGTCGGCGAAGACGGACATCCACAGGTGGAGTTAATTGAGAGCGGCTCGTCATCAGCTGATCCTGAAAACGAACCGATCGGCGGTGAACTGATCTGGTGGAGCGTCGTGGTCGTCCTCGGCGGGGTGGGGATTGCCGTCTTCCTCGTGGCCAGACGATCGGACTGGCAACCCGGCGAATCGAACTCGAAGCCGACAGAGGCAGGGCCGGCGACGGGACCAGAGCCCAAGACCACACAGACGCCACCACCGGAGCTGTTGAGCAACGAAGAGCGCGTCCTCCAGTTGCTCGAACAACACGGTGGGCGCCTCAAACAACAGCAGGTAGTTACCGAACTCGAGTGGACCGAGGCCAAGACCAGCCAGGTCGTCAGTGGCCTTCGAACGGCAGACGAGATCGACGTGTTCAGAATCGGTCGCGAGAACGTGCTCGTCTTGCCCGAGGACGAGGACTGA
- the lysX gene encoding lysine biosynthesis protein LysX, producing MKVGILYSRIRKDEKLLLNELRERDHDVEKIDVRKQTFDISEAPDEIADLDIVVDRCLATSRSLYATQFFEAYGIPVVNSHETADICADKVKNSLALEQAGVPTPATKVAFTKETAMEAIEEFGYPCVLKPVVGSWGRLMAKIDSPDAAEAILEHKATLGHYEHKVFYVQEFVDKPGRDIRVLATDGEPIAGMVRSSDHWITNAAKGAETDVFEPDEEARELVKKASDAVGGGLLGIDLMETEDGYTVHEVNHTVEFKALDGAVETDVAGTVVDWLEEKAAEAADSELEVTA from the coding sequence GTGAAGGTAGGCATACTCTACTCCCGAATTCGCAAAGACGAGAAGCTCCTCTTGAACGAGCTTCGCGAGCGTGATCACGACGTCGAGAAGATCGACGTTCGCAAGCAGACGTTCGATATCAGCGAGGCACCCGACGAGATCGCCGACCTCGACATCGTCGTCGACCGCTGTCTCGCCACGAGCCGGAGTCTGTACGCGACGCAGTTCTTCGAGGCGTACGGCATTCCCGTGGTAAACAGCCACGAGACCGCGGATATCTGTGCTGACAAAGTCAAAAACAGCCTCGCACTCGAGCAAGCGGGCGTTCCAACGCCCGCCACGAAGGTCGCCTTTACCAAAGAGACCGCGATGGAGGCCATCGAGGAGTTTGGCTACCCTTGCGTCTTGAAGCCCGTCGTGGGCTCGTGGGGTCGCCTGATGGCGAAGATCGATTCGCCGGACGCAGCAGAGGCCATTCTGGAACACAAGGCCACGCTCGGCCACTACGAGCACAAGGTGTTCTACGTTCAGGAGTTCGTCGACAAGCCGGGACGAGACATCCGCGTGCTCGCGACCGACGGCGAGCCGATCGCGGGGATGGTTCGCTCCTCGGATCACTGGATCACCAACGCCGCGAAGGGTGCCGAGACAGACGTCTTCGAGCCCGACGAGGAAGCAAGAGAGCTCGTCAAGAAGGCCAGCGACGCCGTCGGTGGCGGCCTGCTGGGTATCGATCTGATGGAGACCGAAGACGGCTATACGGTCCACGAGGTCAACCACACCGTCGAGTTCAAGGCCTTAGACGGCGCCGTCGAGACCGATGTCGCCGGCACCGTCGTCGACTGGCTCGAGGAGAAGGCCGCGGAAGCGGCCGATTCGGAGCTCGAGGTGACCGCCTGA
- the lysW gene encoding lysine biosynthesis protein LysW — protein MTECVECGAEVSLHDDLEVGEIVDCTTCGAELEVVDTEPPVLERAPELEEDWGE, from the coding sequence ATGACCGAATGCGTCGAGTGTGGGGCGGAGGTGTCCCTGCACGACGATCTGGAAGTTGGAGAGATCGTTGACTGTACGACCTGTGGCGCCGAACTCGAAGTCGTCGACACCGAGCCGCCAGTCCTCGAGCGAGCCCCCGAGCTCGAAGAGGACTGGGGTGAGTGA
- the argH gene encoding argininosuccinate lyase, whose product MTGEEAADGPDEGTSSVDETDDAVSSDASQPNPGQGVVRRDRFAGGPARGFLSSLAADERIFAADLAVDRAHVVMLAECGIIDDETAGEILQALEAVADEGHTALPEGEDVHEAIETAVIDQIGADGGKMHTARSRNDEVAACIRYRLREDVLRTIETTLALRETLLETAAEHDETIMPGYTHLQPAQPTTVAHWALAYEGAIARDTARLLDAYGRINESPLGGAAFAGTPFDIDRERTAELLGFDGIVENSMDASSSRDFLLEATQALSTHATTLSGLAEDVIVFANRGFVDLSDDYSSTSSIMPQKKNPDTLELVRAVAGDAAGSVQGLTTTLKGLPRAYNRDLQRATPHAWETVDAVTQASEVAAGAVATADWNDEALADEAGAGFSTATGVADLLAMAGVPFRTAHEIVAIAAENGGDYDAIEAAVEDVLGDPLESLVEPEAVEDALDPETSVSSRDSTGGPAPEAVAAQRESAREQLADDRTELEAREASLSNAHRTLRTEVDEYV is encoded by the coding sequence ATGACCGGAGAGGAAGCCGCCGACGGACCGGACGAGGGTACGAGCAGTGTCGACGAGACCGACGACGCGGTCTCGAGCGACGCCTCGCAGCCGAATCCCGGCCAGGGTGTCGTCCGCCGCGATCGCTTCGCCGGCGGCCCGGCCCGCGGCTTTCTCTCCTCGCTCGCAGCCGACGAGCGGATCTTCGCAGCCGATCTGGCGGTCGACCGCGCCCACGTCGTGATGCTCGCAGAGTGCGGGATCATCGACGACGAGACGGCCGGTGAGATCCTCCAGGCGCTCGAGGCAGTCGCTGACGAGGGCCATACCGCCCTCCCCGAGGGCGAGGACGTCCACGAAGCGATCGAGACGGCGGTCATCGATCAGATCGGCGCGGACGGCGGGAAGATGCACACCGCCCGCTCGCGAAACGACGAGGTCGCGGCCTGCATCCGCTACCGGCTGCGCGAGGATGTCCTCCGGACGATCGAGACGACGCTCGCGCTCCGCGAGACGTTACTCGAGACAGCCGCCGAGCACGACGAGACGATCATGCCCGGCTACACGCACCTCCAGCCCGCCCAGCCGACCACGGTGGCCCACTGGGCGCTGGCCTACGAGGGCGCGATCGCCCGCGATACGGCGCGCCTGCTCGACGCCTACGGCCGGATCAACGAGTCGCCGTTGGGCGGGGCCGCGTTCGCCGGCACGCCGTTCGACATCGACCGCGAGCGCACGGCCGAACTGCTCGGCTTCGACGGTATCGTCGAGAATTCGATGGACGCATCCTCGAGTCGGGACTTCTTACTCGAGGCGACACAGGCGCTGTCGACACACGCGACGACGCTGTCGGGGCTCGCCGAGGACGTGATCGTCTTCGCGAACCGCGGCTTCGTCGACCTCTCGGACGACTATTCCTCGACCTCGTCGATCATGCCCCAGAAGAAGAATCCCGACACGCTCGAACTCGTCCGCGCGGTCGCGGGCGACGCCGCCGGCAGCGTCCAGGGACTGACGACGACGCTCAAGGGCCTACCCCGCGCGTATAACCGCGACCTCCAGCGCGCGACGCCCCACGCCTGGGAGACCGTCGATGCGGTGACGCAGGCGAGCGAAGTCGCCGCCGGCGCGGTCGCGACGGCCGACTGGAACGACGAGGCGCTGGCCGACGAGGCCGGCGCGGGCTTCTCGACGGCGACCGGCGTCGCCGACCTGCTCGCAATGGCCGGAGTTCCGTTCCGAACGGCCCACGAGATCGTCGCCATCGCAGCCGAGAACGGGGGCGACTACGACGCGATCGAGGCCGCCGTCGAGGACGTACTCGGCGACCCCCTCGAGTCGCTGGTCGAGCCCGAAGCGGTCGAAGACGCACTCGACCCCGAGACCAGCGTGTCGAGTCGCGACTCGACCGGCGGCCCGGCCCCCGAGGCCGTGGCCGCCCAGCGCGAGTCGGCTCGCGAGCAGCTCGCCGACGACCGCACGGAACTCGAGGCCCGTGAGGCGTCGCTTTCAAACGCACACCGCACACTCCGCACGGAGGTGGACGAATATGTCTGA
- the argF gene encoding ornithine carbamoyltransferase has product MAGNDDVRHLLDVDDLSAAELETVLDQAAEYKRAQDAGEDHKDLPGQTLGMIFQKPSTRTRVSFETGMTQLGGHAIFLGADDIQLGRGEPLKDTARTLSRYVDVVMGRVFKHENIEVLAEYADVPIVNGLTDDAHPCQTLADLLTIREHYGDLSDVSAAWVGDGNNVAQSFALGCALAGIDLTVATPEGYEMDEDIESRAAELGPAPTVTTDPVEAVADADVVYTDVWISMGQEDERDVRMDAFEGFQVNDELLAHAPEASVLHCLPAHRGEEISDDVIEGERSIVFDQAENRLHAQKALLSWLVA; this is encoded by the coding sequence ATGGCGGGGAACGACGACGTGAGACACCTGCTCGACGTCGACGACCTCTCAGCTGCAGAACTCGAGACAGTCCTCGACCAGGCCGCCGAGTACAAACGCGCCCAAGACGCCGGCGAGGACCACAAGGACCTCCCCGGCCAGACGCTCGGGATGATCTTCCAGAAGCCGAGCACTCGGACCCGCGTCTCCTTCGAAACGGGCATGACACAGCTGGGCGGCCACGCGATCTTTCTCGGCGCCGACGACATCCAGCTCGGCCGGGGCGAACCCCTAAAAGACACCGCGCGAACGCTCTCTCGGTACGTCGACGTCGTGATGGGACGTGTCTTCAAACACGAAAACATCGAGGTGCTCGCAGAGTACGCCGACGTCCCCATCGTCAACGGGCTCACCGACGACGCCCACCCCTGCCAGACGCTCGCTGATCTGCTGACGATCCGCGAGCACTACGGTGATCTCTCCGACGTCTCGGCGGCCTGGGTCGGCGACGGTAACAACGTCGCCCAGTCGTTCGCGCTCGGCTGTGCCCTCGCCGGCATCGACCTCACCGTCGCAACACCCGAGGGCTACGAGATGGACGAGGATATCGAATCGCGGGCGGCCGAACTCGGACCCGCACCCACGGTGACGACCGATCCCGTCGAGGCCGTCGCCGACGCCGACGTCGTCTACACCGACGTCTGGATCAGTATGGGCCAAGAGGACGAACGCGACGTCCGCATGGACGCCTTCGAGGGGTTCCAGGTGAACGACGAGCTGTTAGCCCACGCCCCCGAGGCCTCCGTGCTGCACTGTCTGCCGGCCCACCGCGGCGAGGAGATCTCCGACGACGTGATCGAAGGCGAGCGCTCGATCGTCTTCGACCAGGCGGAAAATCGGCTCCACGCCCAGAAGGCGCTGTTGAGTTGGTTGGTAGCATAG
- a CDS encoding argininosuccinate synthase: protein MSRVALAFSGGLDTTVCVPLLEDEYGYDDVIGVTVDVGQPASEFDEAEATAEALGLEHYVVDAREEFAQLCLESVRANATYQGYPLGTALARPVIAEAILEVAEENGCTGIAHGCTGKGNDQLRFEAVWRDSDLEVIAPVRELGLTREWEQEYAAEKELPVEGGSGGDWSIDTNLWSRSVEGDDLEDPSYVPPEDIYDWTQAPSGETEEIEISFEEGYPVAIDGEEYEPIALIEHLNELAGQYGVGRTDSMEDRMLGLKVRENYEHPAATTLLNAHEALEGLVLTQEEREFKQLVDQRWSKKGYEGLIDAPLVGALEGFIAETQKRVTGTVTIRFEGGQARAVGRDSPYAAYSAEHASFDTESVGKIAQEDATGVAKYHGFQRRLANESIAALEDEE, encoded by the coding sequence ATGTCACGCGTTGCACTCGCGTTCTCCGGCGGGCTCGACACGACGGTCTGTGTCCCGCTGTTAGAGGACGAGTACGGATACGACGACGTCATCGGCGTCACCGTCGACGTCGGACAGCCGGCCTCCGAGTTCGACGAGGCCGAAGCAACCGCCGAGGCGCTCGGCTTAGAACACTACGTCGTCGACGCGCGGGAGGAATTCGCGCAGCTCTGTCTCGAGAGCGTCCGCGCGAACGCGACCTACCAGGGCTACCCGCTCGGAACCGCTCTCGCTCGCCCGGTGATCGCCGAGGCGATTCTCGAGGTCGCCGAAGAGAACGGCTGCACCGGCATCGCCCACGGCTGTACGGGCAAAGGGAACGACCAGCTGCGATTCGAGGCCGTCTGGCGCGACTCCGACCTCGAGGTCATCGCCCCAGTCCGCGAACTCGGTCTGACCCGCGAGTGGGAACAGGAGTACGCCGCCGAGAAGGAACTGCCCGTCGAGGGCGGCAGCGGCGGCGACTGGTCGATCGACACGAACCTCTGGAGTCGCTCGGTCGAGGGCGACGACTTAGAGGACCCGAGCTACGTTCCTCCCGAGGATATCTACGACTGGACGCAGGCTCCCTCGGGCGAAACCGAAGAGATCGAGATTTCCTTCGAGGAGGGCTACCCCGTCGCCATCGACGGCGAAGAGTACGAGCCGATCGCGCTCATCGAACACCTGAACGAGCTCGCCGGCCAGTACGGTGTCGGCCGCACTGACTCCATGGAAGACCGCATGCTCGGGCTCAAGGTTCGTGAGAACTACGAGCACCCGGCCGCGACGACCCTCCTGAACGCCCACGAGGCATTAGAGGGGCTCGTCCTCACCCAGGAGGAACGCGAGTTCAAGCAACTCGTCGACCAGCGCTGGTCGAAGAAGGGCTACGAGGGACTCATCGACGCGCCGCTCGTCGGCGCGCTCGAGGGCTTCATCGCCGAGACCCAAAAGCGCGTCACCGGCACCGTCACGATTCGCTTCGAGGGCGGGCAGGCTCGCGCAGTCGGCCGCGACAGCCCCTACGCCGCGTACTCCGCCGAACACGCCTCCTTCGACACCGAGTCCGTCGGCAAGATCGCCCAGGAGGACGCCACCGGCGTCGCGAAGTACCACGGTTTCCAGCGTCGCCTCGCAAACGAGTCGATCGCGGCGCTCGAGGACGAGGAGTAA
- a CDS encoding [LysW]-lysine hydrolase: MNASMTEPTDVSLDDARELLIDLVSIPSPSGEETDAADRLVEFFETYGRDVWIDEVGNVRAPADDAALLTSHVDTVPGDIPVDVKPASDADIAADVADEGDDVLWGRGSVDATGPLAAMAAAAVRTGVSFVGVVGEEVDSTGARYLVDDRDEMPEAVINGEPSGTDGITLGYRGLVAGTYVATSESGHTSRPDPNAIQHAVRWWSTVEERFEGDEYEPVFEQVTTKPVDIDGGVSEDGLSVEATMDVQLRVPPALDVETVRETAEAELEVGTVTWKDAVPPVMTSPRTEVARAFRVAIREEGEEPRLVRKTGTSDMNIYAGAWDCPMATYGPGNSDLDHAPDERLSLSAFDRSVEVLTRVADDLGGEA, from the coding sequence ATGAACGCGAGCATGACCGAACCGACCGACGTATCGCTCGACGACGCCCGCGAACTGCTGATCGACCTCGTTTCGATTCCCTCCCCTTCCGGCGAGGAGACGGACGCGGCCGACCGGCTCGTCGAGTTCTTCGAGACGTACGGCCGCGACGTGTGGATCGACGAGGTCGGCAACGTGCGGGCGCCGGCGGACGACGCCGCCCTGTTGACCTCTCACGTCGACACTGTTCCAGGAGACATTCCCGTCGACGTGAAACCGGCCAGCGACGCAGATATTGCGGCCGACGTCGCTGACGAGGGCGACGACGTGCTCTGGGGACGCGGCAGCGTCGACGCGACGGGACCGCTCGCTGCGATGGCCGCGGCCGCCGTGCGGACGGGCGTCTCGTTCGTCGGCGTCGTTGGCGAGGAAGTCGACTCGACGGGTGCACGCTATCTGGTCGACGATCGCGACGAGATGCCCGAGGCCGTTATCAACGGCGAGCCGTCTGGAACCGACGGGATCACGCTTGGGTACCGTGGCTTAGTCGCTGGAACCTACGTCGCGACGAGTGAGTCCGGACACACGTCCCGGCCGGATCCGAACGCGATCCAGCACGCCGTTCGGTGGTGGTCGACCGTCGAAGAGCGCTTCGAAGGCGACGAGTACGAACCCGTCTTCGAGCAGGTGACCACCAAACCGGTCGACATCGACGGCGGGGTCAGCGAGGACGGGCTCTCCGTCGAGGCGACGATGGATGTCCAGCTTCGCGTCCCGCCAGCTCTCGACGTCGAGACTGTCCGCGAGACCGCAGAGGCCGAACTCGAGGTCGGGACCGTCACCTGGAAGGACGCGGTTCCGCCCGTGATGACGAGCCCGCGAACGGAGGTCGCACGAGCCTTCCGCGTCGCCATCCGCGAGGAGGGCGAAGAGCCTCGCCTCGTCCGGAAAACCGGCACCAGCGACATGAACATCTACGCCGGTGCGTGGGACTGCCCGATGGCAACCTACGGTCCAGGGAACTCCGACCTCGACCACGCGCCCGACGAGCGACTCTCGCTGTCAGCGTTCGATCGCTCGGTCGAGGTTCTGACTCGCGTCGCCGACGACCTCGGGGGTGAGGCGTGA